One part of the Pandoraea faecigallinarum genome encodes these proteins:
- a CDS encoding YitT family protein: protein MKHDTGTVSGAVAATDTIGVPHSVPEDIYAMVIGMAFVVVGLVLLKAAGLVTGGVAGIALLASYVFPLPVGTIFTLVNIPFFLFAYFTMGARFALKSTIASFGITFALATMPQTFNVAFVNPLFAAFVGGTLCGMGILALARHGAGVGGTGIVTLWLQRERGINAGITQVCIDATILLVSLSVMPSGRVAWSALSAVAMSAMVVAWHKPGRYTGR from the coding sequence ATGAAACACGACACGGGCACCGTATCCGGTGCCGTTGCGGCAACCGACACAATCGGCGTTCCGCACTCCGTGCCCGAAGACATCTATGCGATGGTCATCGGCATGGCATTCGTGGTGGTCGGTCTGGTGCTGCTCAAGGCTGCCGGATTGGTCACCGGCGGCGTGGCAGGCATCGCACTGCTCGCCTCTTACGTCTTTCCGCTACCGGTTGGCACCATCTTCACGCTGGTGAACATACCGTTCTTCCTGTTCGCGTATTTCACGATGGGAGCGCGCTTCGCGCTCAAGTCCACGATCGCGAGCTTCGGCATTACTTTCGCTCTTGCGACCATGCCGCAAACGTTCAACGTCGCCTTCGTCAACCCATTGTTCGCGGCGTTTGTGGGCGGGACATTGTGCGGCATGGGCATTCTGGCCCTGGCGCGTCACGGCGCGGGCGTCGGCGGTACGGGCATCGTCACGTTGTGGCTGCAACGTGAGCGCGGCATCAATGCCGGCATCACGCAGGTGTGCATCGATGCGACGATTCTGCTCGTATCGCTGAGCGTCATGCCGTCGGGCCGTGTCGCCTGGTCGGCCCTGTCGGCCGTCGCCATGAGCGCCATGGTCGTGGCGTGGCACAAGCCGGGACGCTATACCGGCCGGTGA